One region of Pogona vitticeps strain Pit_001003342236 chromosome 1, PviZW2.1, whole genome shotgun sequence genomic DNA includes:
- the CYTIP gene encoding cytohesin-interacting protein isoform X2: MSLKRLIQQNRNANCVGYCGSATHGPCLEPISSSPPLDNRRMRTFINSMETLSRDYKKLALSRTSSSADCSGPLRKSLKILKADNETFGFDFQILPCQPQTKDFMETCTYVCKVTEGSPAFLSGLQSGYILASINGVSTEGLGCKQVMDLIKSSGNLLRLDLVNEALIMKRMELENKLQCLKKSLQEKLVEFRSLCLQEHHLVNGEECSPPDSMGLEEFNSFGDYVGSGSALASKPRFLSESSCLSRLSSMTVDSEDSFYSASDFETFSRQSSTDDECFLPRDTDVTVPKPSLRRHRSVRIASNGSGSPSWDAGHVSSIFGTLPRKTRKGSIRKKLLNFIPGLHQAVEEEESRF, encoded by the exons ATGTCCTTAAAGAGGCTCATTCAGCAGAACCGCAATGCCAACTGTGTGGGCTACTGTGGAAGTGCCACTCATGGCCCCTGCTTGGAACCAATAAGCAGCTCACCACCACTGGACAACAGGAGGATGCGGACTTTCATAAATTCAATGGAAACCTTGTCTAGGGACTACAAGAAG CTTGCTTTAAGTAGAACAAGTTCATCAGCTGACTGTTCTGGCCCTCTGAg AAAGTCACTCAAAATCCTCAAAGCAGACAATGAAACATTTGGATTTGACTTTCAG ATACTTCCATGTCAGCCCCAAACAAAAGATTTCATGGAAACTTGTACTTACGTCTGCAAAGTTACAGAAGGAagccctgcctttctttctggaCTCCAGAGTG GTTACATTTTGGCGAGTATCAATGGAGTGAGCACCGAAGGGCTTGGCTGCAAGCAAGTGATGGACTTGATAAAATCTTCAGGGAATCTTTTAAG GTTAGACCTTGTGAATGAAGCCCTGATTATGAAAAGAATGGAACTGGAAAACAAGTTGCAGTGTTTGAAG AAATCATTGCAGGAGAAGTTGGTAGAGTTCCGTTCTCTATGTTTACAAGAACACCACCTTGTGAATG GGGAAGAGTGTTCACCACCAGACTCCATGGGATTAGAAGAGTTTAACTCCTTCGGAGATTATGTGGGCTCAGGGTCAGCCTTGGCAAGCAAACCTCGGTTTCTCAGTGAAAGCAGCTGTTTAAGCCGCCTAAGCTCCATGACAGTAGACAGTGAGGACAGTTTCTACTCAGCCAGCGATTTTGAGACTTTCAGCCGGCAGTCGAGTACAGACGATGAATGCTTCCTGCCAAGAGACACCGATGTCACAGTGCCGAAGCCTTCACTCAGAAGGCACAGAAGCGTCCGCATAGCTAGCAATGGGTCTGGATCACCCTCCTGGGATGCAGGACATGTCTCAAGCATCTTTGGGACTCTCCCGCGGAAAACCAGAAAGGGAAGCATTCGAAAAAAGCTGTTGAATTTTATCCCTGGCCTTCACCAAgctgtggaagaggaagaaagtcgCTTCTGA